In Pseudomonas sp. PDNC002, the DNA window CGCGCATAGGTGCGACAACGGAGTCTGCATACTCAGCCCAGAGACGGGCGCCAGCCTCGAACGACATTCAGGCCTTGCCCCGGATCGCGTCGAGGTACTCGACTACCGCCACCAATCCCTGCACTTGCTCCATGAGCTCCAGCGGCGCGCCGCCCAGGTGATGGTTCGCGGTGCGCAGGAAGTGGCGCATATCCTCCAGGTTGCCGCCGAACAGCGCGAATAGAGAGCGGTAGATACGCACAAGCAACAGAGCCAGTTCGCCCGTCTTGCTGTCCACGCGCAGGCCGCCCTGCTTCCAGCGGCTGACCGCGCTGCGATCCACGCCGACGATGGCGGCCAGCTCCTGCTGGGTCATCGCCAGATGCTCGCGTGCGGTCAAGACAGCCTTCGCCAGCACGGCATCGGCGGCGGGATTTTCTTTCAGCAGAGCGCTCATGACCAAGCCCCATTGGTGTATTTGATGCAAACATAGCACTAAATGCTGTATTCACACAAAGCGCTGCGCCCCAATCGGATATCGACACCCTCGGCTCGACGGCATGTCTCTGGCGCTGTCAGAACGGTCAGATTCTTTACCACACCTTTACCTGGCCTTGGCGTTGGCTGACCCGCCACTTCGGTCTCATGAAGTACCCGGATCGACCGGGAAATGAAAGCCGGAAGTTCGCGCCGACATGATCGGCTGCGCAAGGAGAACACCATGAAGAAAACCGTCGCCCTGTTCTGTGCCGCCCTGATGCTCGGTAGTCCGCTGGCGAGTTTCGCTCAGCCGGGGAACGGCCCGGACCATGCCCGGCCCCATCCGGACAATCGCCCGCAGCAACAGCAGCAGCGGCCCCCGCAACAACAGCCACACTCGCCGCAGCATCAAGCACACAACGGCCCGCACAATGGGCACGATTGGCGGGCCCAGCCGGGACATGCCGATCCGCGCTACTACCGCAATCCGAGCTACCGCCCACAAGCAGGCATGCCGGTGCCGCATCGTGACTGGCGACGCGGCGTGGTGGTGCAGCCGGTCTACCGCGGCGACCGCTACTGGGTCACCGACTGGCACGCGCGTCACCTGTACGCGCCGCCGCGCGATCACCGCTGGCTGTATGTCAATGGCGACTACGTCCTGGTCGCCATCGCCAGCGGTCTGATCGTCAATATCCTGGCCGGTTACTGATCCCGGCCAGCTTCAGGCAGTGGCGCTGAGCAGCGCGCCGGCCCCGCCCCCGCCGTTGCGAATCGCCTCGGCCAATGCCGCGGCGGTCTGCTGCAGGGCGGCACTGGTGCTGGCGATGCGGCTCTGCAGCCCCATCAGCGTCGCAGTACGCTCGCTTTCCGAGGAATAGCGGCGTTGCTGTGCGGCTGCCAGCTCGCGCTGCTCCTCCTGCAACTGCTTCTGCAATTCCTTCAGGCGCTTCTGCAACTGCTCAACTACGGAGCTGCCCTTGCCGCCGGAGCTACTGGCACTCTTGCCCGAAGCAGCCGCACCACCCGCTTGCATCCGAGTGCTCGCCGCGTCCTCGGATGTTGCCTCGCCAGTAGCTGCCGAAGCCGATGTGCCGGTATCGCTGGCCACGCGTAGCTGATTGGCGAACATCGGGTTCGCCGGGTTGATGGAAAGGCTCATGCCCGCGGTCCTTTTTCCGGGAATTCAGCCACGCTATCGGCCGCTACGGGGAAATCTTGAAAGAGCGTTCCCACCCGCCAGGCAAAGGCCCTAGGATAGGCGCCTTCATTCCTCAGCCTACCGTCATGGACAAGAAACGCGCCTACCAACTCATCCTCGCTCGCCTCGCCGAAGACCTCGATGTGATCGTGCGCGCCGCTCGGACGGCCCATGAAACAGCGACCCACGAGGAGAACGTCGCCGAGAACAAGTACGACACCCTTGGCCTCGAGGCCGCTTACCTCGCCGCCGGCCAGTCGCGCCGCGTGGAGGAGATCCGCCAGGCGCTGTCGCTGTTCGAGAACCTGCTGTTGCGCGATTTCGATGACGAGCTGGGCATACAGACCAGCGCCCTGGTGCAGTTGGTCAACGAACAGGACCAGCAGCGCTGGGTCTTCCTCGGCCCGGATGGCGCCGGCGTCAAGGTGCAGTACGACGGCATGGAGATCCTGGTCATCACCAGCCGCGCCCCGCTGGGCGGCGCCCTGCTCCATCGCCACCCCGGCGATGAAGTGGAAGTGGGCACCGGCAGCGCCCGGCAGCGCTACGAGATCCTCGCCGCCTATTGATCGTGTCGGCCGCAGTCGAGCACATCGATGAAAAAACCGAGCGGAACGGACAATACCCGGCCGACCGGCT includes these proteins:
- a CDS encoding antitoxin Xre/MbcA/ParS toxin-binding domain-containing protein, which encodes MSALLKENPAADAVLAKAVLTAREHLAMTQQELAAIVGVDRSAVSRWKQGGLRVDSKTGELALLLVRIYRSLFALFGGNLEDMRHFLRTANHHLGGAPLELMEQVQGLVAVVEYLDAIRGKA
- a CDS encoding RcnB family protein, coding for MKKTVALFCAALMLGSPLASFAQPGNGPDHARPHPDNRPQQQQQRPPQQQPHSPQHQAHNGPHNGHDWRAQPGHADPRYYRNPSYRPQAGMPVPHRDWRRGVVVQPVYRGDRYWVTDWHARHLYAPPRDHRWLYVNGDYVLVAIASGLIVNILAGY
- a CDS encoding GreA/GreB family elongation factor, which encodes MDKKRAYQLILARLAEDLDVIVRAARTAHETATHEENVAENKYDTLGLEAAYLAAGQSRRVEEIRQALSLFENLLLRDFDDELGIQTSALVQLVNEQDQQRWVFLGPDGAGVKVQYDGMEILVITSRAPLGGALLHRHPGDEVEVGTGSARQRYEILAAY